Proteins co-encoded in one uncultured Bacteroides sp. genomic window:
- a CDS encoding carboxypeptidase-like regulatory domain-containing protein: MNRNDFDCLMNKWQRGTLVFVLFLITCLTVNAQIIKVRGTIVNESGEPVERVNVTNVKDNVSVSTNEDGKYTIEVSNTGQLKFTHMNYGSATINVKGQLKIDVTLAKKAQMIQEIVVRGKLVKKKDPVVEPTNIEIHGNWAVVKTSISPNKKFSSYNRLVMQPYIFNETTKQKYFLKPISLDGREYNITQTRMYDFDLKKDPLAQYIVKKESERIPYVDSLYMDNLNDLWHCDAIESVENYQDILFCDTMVIAKGLVNPMRFLKFKFGGELMSDQSLYPMDEPQLMDDKDEMHLKFPLGKASLDFHDSTTVADLTLLKMKLKQLESNKDAQLSAFEINGYASPEGNYERNKTLAAQRMDVAMKEILSALSSGTRANIKPQYNSVVDNWQTVADLMIKDSLIANANEIKAIISKYPKDINMQGRKITKLPYYQKIATKYLPRLRKVEYQYSFKVYRSLTVKEIRDLYEKNYKELTKYEFFKLYRGEKDSVKCEAIARKAVQVYPNFMVAACDLSAMCLRRGAPDSGILKRFVGEKAPEQVNVNQIAVLLNERQFSRADSILDFVNDSPKNKEIRAYTEVLNHRFNEDNFKVISASGKLNEVVMLLAMKRNTTAYKVSKELKEETAENLYVKAICANRASKDAPDVNTNAMLYMEAMDFLKSAIQKDPSYKRMAENDADIIDLLKDVMAAENAAKGEDKNKIG, encoded by the coding sequence ATGAATCGAAATGATTTTGATTGTCTTATGAACAAATGGCAGAGGGGAACCCTGGTATTTGTTTTGTTCCTTATTACTTGTTTAACAGTTAATGCTCAGATCATTAAAGTGAGGGGTACTATTGTCAACGAATCCGGTGAACCTGTGGAACGGGTGAACGTGACCAATGTGAAGGATAATGTTTCCGTGAGTACTAACGAGGATGGAAAATATACGATTGAGGTGAGCAATACCGGTCAGCTGAAATTTACCCATATGAACTACGGCTCGGCAACCATCAATGTGAAAGGACAGCTCAAAATTGATGTTACCCTGGCAAAGAAAGCGCAGATGATTCAGGAAATTGTGGTGAGGGGTAAGCTGGTGAAGAAAAAAGATCCGGTGGTGGAACCTACCAATATTGAAATTCACGGCAATTGGGCGGTGGTAAAGACTTCCATCAGTCCGAATAAAAAATTCAGTTCGTACAACCGGTTGGTGATGCAACCTTATATTTTTAATGAGACAACGAAGCAGAAATATTTTCTGAAACCGATTTCACTGGACGGAAGGGAGTATAACATTACGCAGACGCGTATGTACGATTTTGATCTCAAAAAAGATCCGCTGGCACAATATATTGTGAAAAAGGAGAGTGAACGGATTCCTTACGTGGACTCACTCTATATGGATAACCTGAACGATCTGTGGCACTGTGACGCCATTGAGTCTGTGGAAAATTACCAGGATATTCTTTTTTGCGATACAATGGTGATTGCAAAGGGACTGGTGAATCCGATGAGATTCCTGAAATTTAAATTCGGCGGTGAATTGATGAGTGATCAGTCACTGTATCCCATGGATGAACCTCAGCTGATGGATGATAAGGATGAGATGCACCTGAAATTTCCGCTGGGAAAAGCGAGTCTGGATTTTCACGATTCGACTACTGTGGCCGATCTGACTCTGCTAAAGATGAAGCTGAAACAACTGGAGAGCAATAAGGATGCTCAGCTGAGTGCCTTTGAAATAAACGGGTATGCTTCTCCCGAAGGGAATTATGAACGAAACAAAACACTGGCTGCTCAACGTATGGACGTGGCTATGAAGGAGATTCTGAGTGCACTGAGTAGTGGCACCCGCGCAAATATAAAGCCTCAATATAATTCGGTGGTGGATAACTGGCAGACAGTGGCGGATTTGATGATAAAGGATTCGCTGATTGCTAATGCCAATGAGATAAAAGCGATTATCAGCAAATATCCGAAAGATATCAATATGCAGGGGAGAAAGATAACGAAGCTGCCTTACTATCAGAAGATTGCAACGAAATACCTGCCACGGTTGAGAAAGGTGGAGTATCAGTACTCATTCAAGGTTTACCGCTCACTCACGGTAAAGGAGATCAGGGATTTATATGAGAAGAACTACAAGGAACTGACCAAATATGAATTTTTCAAGCTGTACCGTGGTGAAAAGGACTCTGTGAAATGTGAAGCCATTGCCCGGAAAGCGGTGCAGGTGTATCCCAACTTTATGGTGGCTGCCTGCGATCTGTCGGCCATGTGCCTGAGAAGAGGGGCCCCCGATTCCGGAATCCTGAAACGTTTCGTGGGTGAAAAGGCGCCGGAACAGGTGAATGTGAACCAGATTGCTGTTTTGCTCAACGAAAGACAGTTCTCCAGAGCCGACTCCATTCTTGATTTTGTGAACGACAGTCCGAAAAACAAGGAGATAAGGGCTTATACGGAGGTACTGAATCATCGGTTCAACGAGGATAATTTCAAGGTGATATCTGCGTCGGGCAAGCTGAACGAGGTGGTTATGCTGCTGGCGATGAAGAGAAACACGACGGCCTATAAGGTGTCGAAGGAACTGAAGGAAGAAACAGCCGAAAATCTCTATGTAAAGGCGATATGCGCCAACCGGGCATCAAAGGATGCTCCTGATGTGAACACAAATGCAATGTTATATATGGAAGCCATGGATTTTCTGAAAAGCGCCATTCAGAAAGATCCTTCTTATAAACGAATGGCTGAGAATGATGCGGATATCATTGATCTGCTGAAAGACGTGATGGCTGCAGAAAATGCCGCTAAGGGCGAGGACAAAAATAAAATCGGATAA
- a CDS encoding phosphopantetheine-binding protein, whose amino-acid sequence MDLQQFITDFAKTLEIEKTETLSGETRFRDLDQWSSIVYLSVLEMIGEKYKVQIKTKDFRLLNTLSEISAAIESARKH is encoded by the coding sequence ATGGATTTACAACAATTCATTACCGATTTTGCTAAAACGCTGGAAATCGAAAAAACAGAAACTCTAAGCGGAGAAACCAGATTCAGGGATTTAGATCAATGGAGCTCAATCGTTTATTTATCAGTTCTTGAAATGATTGGTGAGAAATATAAGGTTCAGATTAAAACAAAGGATTTCAGACTATTAAACACCTTGTCCGAAATTTCGGCTGCAATAGAATCGGCACGTAAACATTGA
- a CDS encoding acyltransferase produces MTIRRFFHKLRMGPKWFFHKVCYIAKWNAMRISKNWVLNAYSLNIRPWLWKQTGVNILGSVKIGYDVYYDVGYASLITIEDGVWIASRCLLLCHKRITTDYCIGDDYNALPYQKKGIVLRKGCCVGMGSMVMPGVTIGEGAIVGVGSVVTKDIPSWTIAVGNPAKVVRELKPRI; encoded by the coding sequence ATGACAATCAGAAGATTCTTTCACAAACTTAGAATGGGACCAAAGTGGTTCTTTCACAAGGTTTGCTACATTGCAAAATGGAATGCAATGCGGATTTCCAAAAACTGGGTGCTAAATGCCTATAGTCTGAATATCAGACCATGGCTATGGAAGCAGACCGGGGTAAACATTCTGGGGAGCGTAAAGATTGGTTATGACGTTTATTATGACGTGGGATATGCCAGTCTGATAACCATAGAAGATGGTGTGTGGATTGCAAGCCGTTGTTTGCTTCTTTGCCATAAGCGGATAACTACAGATTACTGCATAGGAGATGATTATAATGCATTGCCTTACCAAAAGAAAGGGATTGTTCTGAGAAAAGGATGTTGTGTGGGAATGGGATCAATGGTGATGCCCGGCGTCACTATTGGTGAAGGTGCTATTGTTGGCGTTGGGTCGGTAGTTACTAAAGATATTCCGTCATGGACAATTGCTGTGGGAAACCCAGCCAAAGTGGTAAGAGAGCTTAAACCGCGCATCTGA
- a CDS encoding lipopolysaccharide biosynthesis protein: MSESLKKKAVNGVSWSFADNLVTAGVSFLVGIVLARLLSPHEFGILGMITIFIAISTSIIDSGFSNALIRKTDAKDIDYNTVFYFNLFIGIIIYLILFFSAPAISNFFKEPQLIEITRVMGSILLINAIAIIQRTILVKEVDFKTQTKVSVIASVSSGIVGIGMAAEGFGVWSLVGQQISRQFLNTLFLWIYSHWRPALEFSKKSFDELFGFGSKLLLSGLLNTIYNNIYYVVIGHFYSASQLGQYTRAEQFNAIFSSNLTTVVQRVSYPVLSTIQEDQVRLKEAYRMVIKVTMLVTFACMLGLAAIAKPLVLVLIGSKWLQCVSYLQIICFAGMLYPLHAINLNILQVKGRSDLFLKLEVLKKIIGVVPIVLGIFYGIKCMLWGSVFTSFFAYFLNAYYSADLIDYPSLIQIKDILPTFIISCIVAAFMWSLSLLGMANWITLIAQCLSGIILALIIYEKLKLKEYLEIKQIVHSMKKKK; encoded by the coding sequence ATGAGCGAGTCTTTAAAAAAGAAAGCAGTAAATGGAGTAAGCTGGAGTTTTGCTGATAATTTAGTAACTGCAGGTGTGTCATTCCTTGTAGGTATTGTACTGGCAAGATTACTTTCGCCTCACGAATTTGGAATACTGGGGATGATCACTATTTTTATTGCTATTTCCACATCCATTATAGATAGCGGTTTTTCCAATGCCCTGATCAGAAAAACAGATGCCAAAGATATAGACTATAACACTGTTTTTTATTTCAATTTATTTATAGGCATTATTATCTATCTGATTCTTTTCTTCTCTGCACCGGCTATCAGTAACTTTTTTAAGGAACCCCAGCTGATAGAGATTACAAGGGTAATGGGAAGTATTTTGCTGATCAATGCTATTGCAATTATTCAACGTACAATCTTAGTTAAGGAAGTCGATTTCAAAACGCAAACAAAAGTATCGGTTATAGCGTCGGTTTCAAGTGGTATTGTAGGCATTGGAATGGCTGCGGAAGGTTTTGGGGTGTGGAGCCTGGTGGGTCAGCAAATATCCAGGCAGTTTCTTAATACTCTGTTTTTGTGGATTTACAGTCATTGGCGTCCTGCTCTTGAATTTTCAAAAAAGAGTTTTGATGAACTCTTTGGGTTCGGATCAAAATTGTTGCTCTCAGGTTTGCTGAACACGATCTATAATAATATCTATTACGTGGTTATCGGACATTTTTATTCGGCCTCACAATTAGGGCAATATACTCGTGCAGAACAATTCAATGCGATTTTTTCCAGTAATCTGACAACCGTAGTGCAAAGGGTAAGCTATCCTGTGCTGAGCACTATCCAGGAAGATCAGGTACGATTAAAGGAGGCTTACCGAATGGTTATTAAGGTTACCATGCTTGTTACTTTTGCTTGTATGCTGGGGCTGGCAGCTATAGCAAAGCCATTGGTTCTTGTCCTGATTGGATCGAAATGGTTGCAATGTGTGAGTTATCTGCAGATTATTTGTTTTGCCGGAATGCTTTATCCATTGCACGCTATTAACCTGAATATCCTGCAGGTAAAAGGAAGATCGGATTTGTTTCTTAAGCTGGAGGTTTTAAAAAAGATTATTGGGGTTGTTCCTATTGTATTAGGCATTTTTTACGGAATTAAATGTATGTTGTGGGGAAGTGTATTCACTTCATTTTTTGCTTACTTTCTCAATGCATACTATTCTGCTGATTTAATTGATTATCCGTCTCTGATACAAATTAAGGATATCTTGCCCACTTTCATTATATCGTGTATCGTTGCTGCCTTTATGTGGAGCTTATCCTTGCTGGGCATGGCAAACTGGATAACTTTGATAGCACAATGTTTATCAGGAATCATACTGGCACTGATTATATACGAAAAATTGAAACTGAAAGAGTATCTGGAAATAAAACAGATTGTTCACTCAATGAAAAAAAAGAAATAA
- a CDS encoding DUF3575 domain-containing protein, which yields MTAISLHRNLGKLVLFSLLLLGSSAAMAQRIALKTNALYWATLSPNIDGEFRLSRHVTLDLGVAGNFSTTVKDNTFKFQQVSPEVRYWFSRPMARHFVGLTGFAANYNFKFNDTKYDGDALAAGLTYGFDWVLSRRCNLETTVGAGMLKYRCFDYPVDGVKPLSPNKDKTIFAPLKLGVSFSYLLF from the coding sequence ATGACCGCAATATCATTACATAGAAACCTGGGTAAACTGGTTCTCTTTTCTCTTCTGCTATTGGGCAGTTCTGCTGCAATGGCACAACGAATAGCACTGAAGACAAACGCCTTGTATTGGGCTACTTTATCCCCGAATATCGATGGGGAGTTCCGCCTTTCCAGACATGTTACGTTGGATCTGGGTGTAGCAGGTAATTTCTCGACTACAGTCAAAGACAACACGTTTAAATTTCAACAGGTGTCTCCTGAGGTGAGGTATTGGTTTAGTCGCCCTATGGCCCGTCATTTTGTAGGTCTGACAGGATTTGCCGCGAACTATAACTTTAAATTCAATGATACGAAGTATGACGGTGATGCGCTTGCAGCCGGATTGACCTACGGTTTTGACTGGGTGCTCAGTCGTCGGTGTAACCTGGAAACAACGGTTGGTGCCGGGATGCTGAAATACCGTTGTTTTGATTATCCGGTGGATGGGGTGAAGCCGCTTTCTCCCAATAAGGATAAGACGATCTTTGCTCCGCTTAAACTGGGCGTCTCGTTCTCGTATCTGTTGTTTTAG
- a CDS encoding T9SS type A sorting domain-containing protein: MAEHSYSNLYPLKVCLFLLVSNYFIVSHAQEYQHLIIYGQSLSVANQSWPPLSITPVDGNYMIGNQIWTNFENTDLTHLTPLIADVASTTTTLPKKRDSYIYAECPLVAATNHIQLKTGGKYKFIASSCGTGGKTIEELSKEYYNPVYYQDFTNTLTYASSITSSIHCPAIFWMQGEQNYTTPQGSEGLTAGSAPCEDKATYKSLLLKIKNNLQANIMKQYNQTDAPLFITYQAGVQYTRGDSVAIGMAQLEASNENKDIVCAGPVYAMTDRGGHLDPNGYRWFGEMLGKVYYKTKILGEDFKPLQPLEIMRMDDSKKLKIRFLVPQPPLVLDTKTLDIMTGLGFEIFVNGSSVELWKVDVDNDCVYLTCGSDLTGDVEVIYAGTNNIGHGNLRDSDAYPAFFNYLDLDKKNSDKSYVYERDASETTLRPWYEPKDSDGIIYNKPYPLYNFCVAFYYKLKAGADSYRVPHLSTGISQTSLDTDTKVYLEGGALKIKSQLSGIFHIDLLDISGKTVAAFPVDRSNSQEALSFRLPSLSKGIYFVRIISSKRNSVSRLFVK; encoded by the coding sequence ATGGCTGAGCATTCTTATTCTAACCTTTATCCACTAAAAGTGTGTCTGTTTTTGCTGGTAAGCAATTATTTTATCGTATCCCATGCGCAGGAATACCAACATCTGATTATTTACGGACAAAGCTTGTCTGTTGCCAATCAGTCATGGCCCCCTCTTTCCATTACACCGGTTGATGGTAATTATATGATTGGCAATCAGATATGGACAAATTTCGAAAATACGGACTTAACCCATTTAACCCCTTTAATAGCAGATGTTGCTTCTACTACCACAACACTTCCTAAGAAAAGGGACAGTTATATATATGCCGAATGTCCTTTGGTGGCAGCTACCAATCACATCCAACTGAAAACGGGAGGAAAATATAAGTTTATTGCCTCTTCCTGCGGAACAGGTGGTAAAACAATCGAAGAGCTGTCTAAAGAATATTACAATCCGGTCTATTATCAGGATTTCACCAATACGTTAACCTATGCATCATCCATCACTTCAAGCATACACTGTCCCGCCATTTTCTGGATGCAAGGAGAACAGAATTATACCACCCCACAGGGAAGTGAGGGATTAACTGCAGGCAGTGCTCCCTGTGAGGATAAAGCAACCTATAAATCGTTGCTGCTTAAAATAAAGAATAATCTGCAGGCCAACATCATGAAGCAATATAATCAGACAGATGCGCCACTGTTTATCACCTATCAGGCAGGCGTCCAATATACTCGTGGAGACTCCGTAGCCATTGGCATGGCACAACTGGAAGCATCAAACGAGAATAAGGATATTGTCTGCGCAGGTCCGGTTTATGCTATGACCGACCGGGGTGGACATCTTGACCCAAATGGTTACCGTTGGTTTGGCGAAATGCTGGGTAAGGTTTATTATAAAACAAAGATTCTGGGTGAAGATTTTAAGCCACTTCAACCCCTGGAGATCATGCGGATGGACGATTCAAAAAAGCTAAAAATCAGATTTCTGGTGCCACAACCACCTTTGGTTCTAGATACAAAGACATTAGACATCATGACGGGATTAGGTTTTGAGATTTTTGTAAATGGTTCAAGCGTAGAACTATGGAAAGTCGATGTAGATAATGACTGCGTATACTTAACTTGTGGCAGCGATCTCACTGGAGATGTCGAGGTTATCTATGCCGGAACAAATAATATTGGCCATGGCAACCTGCGCGACAGTGATGCCTATCCGGCCTTTTTCAATTACCTCGATCTGGATAAAAAAAATTCTGATAAGAGTTACGTTTACGAACGCGACGCTTCCGAAACAACCCTTCGTCCGTGGTACGAGCCCAAAGATTCTGATGGTATTATTTACAACAAGCCCTACCCTTTATATAATTTCTGCGTTGCCTTCTATTACAAACTGAAAGCCGGGGCAGATTCCTACCGGGTACCTCATCTGAGTACCGGCATTAGTCAAACATCACTCGATACAGATACAAAGGTTTATCTGGAAGGAGGAGCATTAAAGATAAAATCACAACTGTCGGGCATTTTCCATATTGATCTGCTGGACATTTCAGGCAAAACAGTGGCTGCATTTCCGGTAGACCGCAGTAATAGTCAGGAGGCACTCAGCTTCCGGCTCCCCTCTCTTTCAAAAGGGATCTATTTTGTCAGAATCATCTCTTCTAAAAGAAACTCTGTTTCCAGGCTATTTGTGAAATAG
- a CDS encoding leucine-rich repeat domain-containing protein — protein sequence MKKNSISKYLLVALCLLQGFGIKAQTLKSATFNVEPWNLYSLLGNQIDVITNLTLTGSINGYDIRALREMDNLSSLDLTNVKLVAGSNFYVNADISVENDKIPNYMFYNLNKLTTLALPSSVTSIGNQALQECTGLTSVIIGNSVTSIGSFAFGNCSGLSSITIPTSITTISNQAFWSCTGLTSFTIPGNVTSIGDNAFDICTKLKTFTVADANPNYSSSEGVLFNKDKSVLIAYPNSKSSIYTIPGSVKTIGNNAFGSCYGLAKVVIGNNVTSIGIGAFYNCNGLVSVSIGSGITAIGKDVFYNCYNLPSITIPSNVTYIGNNAFGYCAGLTSIDLGKGITSIDINAFTNCIGLTSVTIPSGVTSIGDWALSYCTGLKELHCKASTPPTVTSSTFYIIDKSACKLYVPIGTSTKYKGSSGWNEFKTIIEEYGTSIPQTEISSIKVYKDQDAIVIEGATIDDKIAVYGISGSILQSFKATDEVTRIYLPVNHLYIINISGKSYKVAL from the coding sequence ATGAAAAAGAATTCTATTAGTAAATACCTCTTGGTAGCACTTTGTCTGCTACAAGGTTTTGGAATAAAAGCTCAGACTTTAAAATCTGCCACTTTCAATGTTGAACCCTGGAATTTGTATTCTTTGCTAGGTAATCAAATAGATGTTATAACAAATTTAACTCTCACAGGAAGTATTAACGGATACGATATCCGGGCTTTACGCGAAATGGATAATCTGTCTAGCCTTGATCTTACGAATGTAAAACTAGTAGCAGGGAGTAATTTTTATGTCAATGCCGATATAAGCGTTGAGAATGACAAGATACCCAATTACATGTTTTATAATTTAAACAAGTTAACAACCCTGGCCCTTCCCAGCAGTGTCACCTCTATCGGCAATCAGGCATTACAAGAGTGCACCGGACTAACTTCTGTCATTATTGGAAATAGCGTAACTTCCATTGGCTCGTTTGCATTTGGCAATTGTTCCGGACTTTCCTCCATAACAATACCCACAAGTATAACGACTATAAGCAATCAGGCATTCTGGAGCTGCACCGGACTAACATCCTTTACAATCCCAGGCAATGTAACTTCTATCGGCGATAATGCATTTGATATTTGTACCAAACTAAAAACATTCACTGTTGCAGATGCAAATCCAAATTACAGCTCATCTGAAGGTGTTCTGTTTAATAAAGACAAGTCGGTACTGATTGCGTATCCCAATTCAAAATCTTCTATTTACACAATCCCCGGCAGCGTAAAAACAATTGGTAATAATGCGTTTGGGTCCTGTTACGGATTGGCCAAAGTCGTCATTGGCAACAATGTAACTTCCATTGGCATAGGAGCCTTTTATAATTGTAACGGATTAGTTTCAGTTTCTATCGGCAGTGGCATAACCGCTATCGGAAAAGACGTCTTTTATAATTGCTACAATCTGCCTTCCATCACAATCCCCTCCAATGTAACATACATCGGTAATAATGCGTTTGGATATTGTGCAGGGTTAACATCCATTGACCTGGGAAAAGGTATAACTTCTATTGATATTAATGCATTCACCAATTGCATCGGACTAACTTCCGTTACAATTCCCAGTGGTGTTACCTCCATCGGCGATTGGGCCTTATCTTATTGCACGGGATTAAAAGAGTTGCATTGCAAGGCATCAACACCGCCAACGGTAACATCCTCAACGTTCTACATTATAGATAAAAGTGCTTGTAAGTTGTATGTTCCCATAGGTACTTCTACTAAGTATAAGGGAAGTTCTGGTTGGAATGAGTTTAAAACAATCATAGAAGAATATGGTACATCCATACCTCAGACAGAGATAAGCAGCATCAAAGTTTATAAGGATCAGGATGCTATTGTTATCGAAGGAGCAACTATAGACGATAAAATAGCTGTTTACGGCATATCCGGCTCTATACTGCAAAGTTTCAAGGCAACGGATGAGGTTACCAGAATCTACCTCCCGGTCAATCATCTTTATATAATTAATATATCAGGCAAATCATACAAGGTTGCTCTGTAA
- a CDS encoding glycoside hydrolase family 16 protein has translation MKTSAVILLLMLFIGFAAIADPLNNPAQNGKLKAGKMGRVVFEDNFDQAGRIPDTAKWSLCRRVKGDLWANYFSQSYDQAYVKNGKLILKAEKVRGIYKTGGVQTKGKVEFTYGKVEVRAKFVTAKGGWPAIWMIPQPNDGGVIDGEIDIMEQLNNDSIVYQTIHSHYIDALKHNDTVRSATESYNVNEFNTYAVCWYPEKVCFYVNGKMTFSYPNLHLANEATMRQWPYNKPFYLILNYALGGKGTWPGVITDSQLPAHMEVDWIKVTELKNSRRSK, from the coding sequence ATGAAAACGAGTGCTGTTATTCTGTTATTGATGCTCTTCATTGGATTTGCAGCCATTGCTGATCCTTTAAATAACCCGGCTCAGAATGGAAAGCTGAAAGCCGGTAAGATGGGGAGAGTTGTTTTTGAAGATAATTTTGATCAGGCCGGGAGAATACCCGATACTGCCAAATGGTCGTTGTGCCGTAGGGTAAAGGGAGATCTCTGGGCTAACTATTTTTCACAGAGTTATGATCAGGCTTATGTTAAAAATGGGAAACTGATTCTGAAAGCAGAAAAAGTGAGGGGTATTTATAAAACAGGAGGTGTTCAGACAAAAGGAAAAGTAGAGTTTACTTATGGAAAAGTGGAAGTCCGCGCTAAATTTGTTACAGCAAAAGGCGGGTGGCCCGCTATCTGGATGATTCCTCAGCCAAATGACGGCGGAGTGATTGATGGCGAGATTGATATCATGGAACAGCTTAATAATGATAGCATTGTTTATCAGACCATTCATAGCCATTATATAGATGCGTTAAAACATAATGATACGGTTCGTTCTGCTACTGAATCTTATAATGTGAACGAGTTTAATACATATGCTGTATGCTGGTATCCTGAGAAGGTGTGTTTTTATGTAAACGGGAAAATGACATTTAGTTATCCGAATCTGCATTTGGCCAATGAGGCAACAATGAGGCAGTGGCCATACAATAAGCCTTTTTATCTTATTCTGAATTATGCTTTGGGAGGCAAAGGTACCTGGCCGGGGGTGATTACAGACTCGCAACTGCCGGCACACATGGAGGTGGACTGGATTAAAGTAACTGAATTAAAAAACAGCAGACGAAGTAAATAA
- a CDS encoding glycoside hydrolase family 16 protein yields the protein MRTNVKFLLLIISVGFINLSCSDNSVAGDIPDEILNTGTNENTTDSTSESTKATAVGTVIFEDNFDQTDGLPDKTKWVLCPNTGGWGRYMSVSYDQAYVKDGLLVVKGEKVNGLYKAGGIWSKGLVSFTYGRVEVRARIKSAQGGWPAIWMIPEPKTKYPTDGEMDLMEQVSSQTNAWQTIHSYYLNDLGHAEQIRQISKPYKVGDFNTYAVEWTPEKVVFYINGSVTFCYPNLHLTDDATVRQWPFNKPYFLVLNYALGGANTWPGVIDDSQLPGYMEVDWVKVTQIS from the coding sequence ATGAGGACTAATGTTAAATTTTTACTATTGATAATTTCAGTGGGATTTATCAATTTATCTTGTAGTGATAATTCTGTGGCTGGAGATATTCCAGATGAAATTCTGAATACAGGCACAAACGAAAACACGACTGACAGCACAAGTGAAAGTACAAAAGCTACTGCGGTGGGGACTGTTATTTTTGAGGATAACTTTGACCAGACCGATGGCTTGCCGGATAAAACCAAATGGGTTTTATGTCCTAATACAGGTGGCTGGGGGCGATATATGTCGGTAAGTTATGATCAGGCATACGTTAAGGATGGTCTGCTGGTAGTGAAAGGAGAAAAAGTGAATGGCCTTTATAAGGCAGGCGGCATCTGGTCGAAAGGATTGGTGTCGTTTACTTATGGCAGAGTGGAAGTGAGGGCCAGAATTAAATCGGCTCAGGGCGGATGGCCTGCTATCTGGATGATTCCTGAGCCAAAGACAAAATATCCGACCGATGGTGAAATGGATCTCATGGAGCAGGTAAGCAGCCAGACAAACGCATGGCAAACGATTCATAGTTATTATTTAAATGATCTGGGACATGCTGAACAGATTCGCCAGATATCTAAACCATATAAGGTAGGCGATTTCAATACCTATGCTGTGGAATGGACTCCAGAAAAAGTTGTGTTTTATATAAATGGAAGTGTTACATTCTGCTATCCTAACCTGCATTTGACTGATGATGCTACAGTGAGGCAATGGCCATTCAATAAGCCCTATTTTTTAGTCCTGAATTATGCTTTGGGAGGTGCAAACACATGGCCCGGAGTGATTGATGATTCTCAACTGCCCGGATATATGGAAGTGGACTGGGTGAAGGTTACCCAAATATCATAA